The DNA segment aggctcacagataatccccaatttacagatgaggtaactgaggcacagagaagttaagtgacttgcccacagtcacacagctgacaagtggcagagccgggagtcgaacccatgacctctgattccgaagcccacgctcttttcactgagccacactgcttctcccactgtgGTAAATACCAGACAGTCAGGTCAGATCCAGTTCCCATGGGCATCACAATctatgaaggaggaagaacagatattgaatccccatctaacggatgaggaagctgaggcacagagaagttgtcacacaacaagcaggtgcccgagtcagtattagaattcaagtctctgacttccaggcccaagcttttgccagtaagccaagctgcttctccataccattgattggctgaatgattgatttaccttgtgtctacccctacacttagaacagtccttggcacatagtaagcacttaataaatattattaatattattgaaaaCTTATCCAGGTCTTTGAAGTTTATCCTATAAAATTCATCTTTCAGAGCCATTTTCCCCTTCTGTTTCTTGGATCACAGGCCTCAGGAGAATTCAGCTTTTTCTCTAAACTTCTCCTCTGCCCACCACTTATACCAAATCCAATCCAAGTCGCCATAGTCCTGCTCTTCAGGCTTTAGTAGTAATAACATCAATTGAGCCCCCATTGGGTCTAATGCATTCTGCTAAGCCCTTTGGAAGTGCAAAACAAGCACAAGACTGCTgatcctgggcttgggatggGCCTCGCTTCTTCCTTTCCACAGACCGTGCAGATGATGCAACTGCCTCCAGAAAAGATAAGGGCTGCgcaaaaaaaaataagaattctGTTTGACTCCAAGCACGTCCAGACAGGAGTCCATTTAAAGCAAGGGAGACTTGATTAGGAATTATATTTAATGGATTATTACTCTGCTGgaaatgtcaatcagtggtatttattgagcactatgtgcagaaccctgtactgagtgcattagagagtacaaaataattagcagaaacattccctgaccataacacctttctttttccttgtctGAGCATCGTACCCATATTTCTTCTTTAAAATACACCTTGAAATTTTGTTCTCTGGAGTAGGCATCTTTGACTTCCAGTTGCCCTTTCATACACTGAAGACTCCTTTCAGCCCCCACTTCAGTCTGGGGAAGTCGTCTCAACTTTTAGAATGTTTGGAAGGTTGTGGCTATGGCTGAGAAACCGTGAGGAGACCAGGACTCTTCTCCCCTTACCCACAATACTCTATTGCTTGTCACATTCGTCTCATCGTCTTTATCTCAtgcatttttgttttcattttttcttatgtgtctgttgccattCTCGTCCCCCCTCTCTCCAATCATGTGGCCACTTGAAAGCCAGACACCATTTCTATATCTCAACTGTGTAGTTTTTCCTCAGCTctagtagggtgctttgcactctaggcacttgataaatattattatgactacaTTAAGTATAAAATCCTTGAGATCAGAGAATATGTGTTTTgtttctgatgtactctcccactgttttagtataatgcttaagatgcagagggtgctcaataaataccagtgactggggAAACTGGGGGTCCTGTTTCCCCAAAAATAGCTGTGGGAGGCATTCAAGAGGAATATCAGTTGATAATGGTGACActtactattatactgtactctcccaggcatttagtacagtgttctgcactgtaagtgctcaataaatatgattgaatgaatgaacttactccactgctccccacacagtaggcattcagtaaataccagtgattgattgatgataagtTGGTAGTGCTTTTTTGCTCATCTGATGACTAGCTGTTGCCATTTTGATTATAACTGTGACCAGTTTTGTGTCACATTTTTACGTTCTAGGTATTGATGCATCTAGTATTAATCTCAACAATGCCAACAAGTTTAGTTTGTGTAAATGCAGTCTTGTAAGCTAGCTTGTTTGCTGTTGAGATGAGCAAAGATTTCAAAATCaaaaataagctccttgtgggcgggaaaggtttttctaccaacttggttgtattatgCTCTCAAGTGCGTAGgatggtgatctgcacacattaagttctcaaataccattgattgactgattaaattttAGTTTGACAAAGCTGACCGCAATGTGAATTCTTTATTGTAACTATCTTCATGCTAGCTGACCCCAACAGCGAATACGAAAAGACAGAGTTCGTGAATCTGGTGCTACTGTTTTGTGAGTTCATCCGACATGACGTTTTCTCTCATGATGCCTACATGTGTACTTTAATATCCCGGGGAGACTTATCGATCACGGCAACAACTAGATCTCGGTCACCGATTGGAGAAACGGGGGAAGAACACTATTCAAAGGACCATGGCGGAAAGATGGAGGTATGGTTTGTATATACTGTTTGTCCCTGGATGGGAGATTCAAGTTGATCTCTGTGTCCTACTCGGGAGAGAGGAGTTTATTGGTCTGGTGGTATTTTATCGAGAATCCAGCAGTAGGCATGAAATGGAATACAGGCCTACCCCACCATAtagttgtaatttttttttaatggtattttttatgtgctcattatgtgcccggcactgtagtaagcacaggggtaggtacaaagtaagtgtggacacagcccatgttccacaatcttaatccccatttttcagatgagataactgaagcacagagaagttaagtgactttctcaaggtgtcacagcagacaagtggtggagctgggattagaaccaggtcctctgactttcaggcctgtggtcttttctgCTAGCTCACGttgtttctctctgttcctcaaaaATGAACGGCTGTATGGTGGGGTACGTTTTTCCAAAGACTTGTTATAAATTGGAGCTTTTTCCAGCATTTCTGGAATGAGACATTCTTTTATACACTATGTTATGATTTGTTAAATATCACTAAATGATTTTTATTCCCTAATAAAGTAATTCAGAGCTTTACATCACAACAATAAATAAGGAGTACAATATGGGTTTTTAGTCCTGGGAGGTAAGTGCAGAAGTAGAAGCCTGCTCTGCTGACTAGAGTTGTGGTTTTTCAGGTTTAGTGAAACATTTGTTCAATTTCATTTGAACAACCGTCTTCTTTACAAAACTCCTAATAGTTGGCTGAGTCCTTCTCCTCTGCACACCTTGGAACTCCTCTATCAGGGCCTTTCAATTATTTTTCAAGTTCCAGCTGTTTTATTGAAAATAGTTGCAAGACATTTTAATCCAAAGGTTTTAGCTGGGAGTGGTGGACCGAAAGATTCTAACCTTACTGACAGCCATCACAGCCTCTTCCGCTGCCACCTGGGAGCTGGGGCTTCTCCGCTTCACCCGAGAGTAGCAGAGAACTGCGGTGTGGTAGAAGGACAGAGGTTTTCACTGGAATTAGCAGCCTTTTCTACCCCATTGTGATTCTCTGCTGCTTTCAGTTTGTTtggagagggtgtggggaggtAGGGGAGGTGGATGGAGGAGAGTGGTGCCTAAATTAGGGGGCCTTTCTAAGTCATTCTAAAGCAGCAAAGATATAAGCACAGGCATTTAGCAAGATTTAGCAGTCATTTTTAGTGTTGTGATTCTCTGCCACTTTTGGATAGAGGAAGAGAACCCGGCATTCGGTGTGTGTtccgggagagaaggaagaagtggggagggaattgATTTCTCTGCAATGACTGAATGTAATGTGGGATGGGCCTTACTGATCCTAGACTCCACCAGCGATTAGTTCCTGATGAAGCTCCGGATTTTACATATTAAAGTGCTTGGAGCTGGGGTATGCCTATGCTGGAGCCCTGGCATTCTGAAGCATTGAAAAACTAAagaagaaggagcgtggctcagtggaaagagcacgggctttggagtcagggctcatgagttcgaatcccagctctgccacttgtcagctgtgtgactgtgggcaagtcacttaacttctctgtgcctcagttccctcatctgtaaaatggggattaagactgtgaaccccacgtgggacaacctgattcccctgtgtctaccccagcgcttagaacagtgctcggcacatagtaagcgcttaacaaataccaacattattaaagaaggAGAAGAGACAAGAGGGGCTGGATGCTACCAGAAGTGTTTTAAAGAAATTTGATCTGGAATTAAATCTACTGAAAGATGATTCTCTTTTCAGGTAGATGAGGCCCCTAGCTGGTTCATAGTCATGAGGGTTACACAGAGGGTTACATCAAAATTATAtgtcagttgtctgttgtgtgactatggacaagtcacgtaatgtCTCTgtggctatctcatctgtaaaatggggattaaaaccccttccctccaatttagactatgagtcagttgtatttattaagtgcttcctgtgtgcagagcactgtactaagtgtttgggagagtacaatataacgatataatggacacattccctgcatgtggaaaccttacagtctagagcgaggagacagacattaatataaataaattctagataggtacataagtgctttgggggctgagagggggaatgaataaagagagtaagtcagggtattgcagaagggagttgaagaaaaggaaacgagggcttacttagggaaagcctctcagaggaaatgtatcttcaataagactttgcagGAAAATAAATGCCTgttggttgtgaggagggagggtgttccagaccagagacaggacgtgggcaagaggacaggtgcaaggtagatgagattgaggtacagtatgaaggttagcattaacaagtgttttttttaaaaaataaaaaatagtagTGATAGCCAGGTCACAGTAAGGTAGACCCACTATAATCCATTGAAGGAAAAACTTTGACAATTGACCATCAAGAGTTTTAGATTCTTTAAAAATTGATTGTATTGGTGTGGATTGTACCCCCTTTTTCTTCTGGTATGTTTGGGGCTGAGAGGAAGAGTCAGGCCAGGACATTTCAGACTGCCTAGTATTCAGACATTTCGGTTGTCTTGTGGTAAAAATATGATTTTTGATAATTTGTTCAAGAGTACCATTACTTtgctctaatgagaagcagcgtggcgtagtagttagagcacgggcctgggagtcagaaggtcatgggttctaatcccggctctgccacttgtctgctgaatgacctaggcaagtcacttaacttctctgtgcttcagttccctcatctgtaaaatggggatgaagactgtgaatcccatgtgggacaggggctgtgtccaacctgattatcttgtatctaccccagtgcttagaatagtgcctggcacattctaagcacttaataaatactataattattattattatgtggcccaAGTGCACACACTAAGTCCATTCAAATGTATCATTTGTTGAGGCAGCATGCTCAGTTTTGGCATTCAGAAATCCAGAGAGTGATGATTCCtggatcctcctcctcttttgtcTCCATCCCCTTTGGTCAATTTTCAAGTTTTCACACCATGAACCACCTAATGTTGGTGCGACATATCGTACAAGTTTTCCACTCCTAGCTTTAACTCAAACGTGATCTTTATTAGATACCCAAAGACTCAGCAGTGTATTTTCTGCGGTGAGCTAAAATTAATTAGTATATCTGCCGTTGGCTGTCACGTTCTTTCATGTGGCCATCCACAGTTGCCGTGCAATGTcggaggtggggggtggatgggctgctgtagaagaagagaggcAACTTTCATTGAagatcccttcttcttccctcccatgcTGACTCTCTAATCTCCAATTTTGCTGTTCATACTAGCAAACACAATTCCTACCAGAGGGAAAATAGGGGCATTTGAAATGAGTGTATTTAATGAACTGAAGATATAAAACTGGGTCGGTCTCCCTTCCTGAGAATAGCAGGAGACCCTTGGTGGGTGAGGTATGGATGGTTACAAAACACAGATTTTGTATTCTTGTGGTGAATCATGAGTCCTGAGAGAGCTGGTGAGAGGCTGAGGCCCCTTCATATCTGGGCATGGAATTCCTCAGCTCAGGGTTTCCTGAGCTGGTTTGCCATCTTTCCTCTGGCTGGGGATGCTTTCATCATCCAGCTAGAAGGAGAAGAGATTGCTAAGCAAAACTTAGTAGGCGCATTTGCTCAAGTTCATTTCCGTAAACAAAAGAAAGAGATCAGGGATTTGAGCGATTTGCATTTTCAGAGCCGTTCGCTTCATTTTTAGATGAATGAGATCACACAATTTACacgatgattttttttctttttctgcccaTCATCAGGAACATTGTATTATGGAACATATGGGCATTGACTCAGGAACCGCTAGTATTTTTGATGAAGTTGACAAGAATGACTTTAAAACCGACTTTGGTTCAGAATTTCCAGTAGGTTCAACCTTTGAATTTTTCTCAATTCTGTCACTCTTTGGTTTGTGCCCTGCCCTGTGTTGCCTGAATCCTGCACTGGAGTTATTTCTGTCTTTGTCTCATGAACGTGTTGCTCCCATTCTTGGCTCCACAGAAACGGTGTCAAATTGTGCTCTCACATGAGTTGTCCCCTTGCCTTTCATTTTGGCTGCCTTGCCACCTGGCTGAACTCTCTCCTTTGCATCCTCATTGATGTCCCCCACTGCCCTCCGATTCATTTATAGGTCCTCCCTGTTTATATTCACCCAGGAACATGGAAGTGTGGGCCTGCCATCTCAGTCCATATCGATCCGTTCTGATCTCCGGCTCCTAAAATAATACCTTTTCCTGGTCAATTTTGGCTGTAGCCCAAGACGAAGTGGTTTGTGGGAAATTCTCACGTGTCTTCATGCATCTCAATCTGTAGTCTGGGTAAAAATTAAGAGATGTGACCCAACAACAGTGTTTTCTGGCTGTAATTCTCCAGAAACTATAATTGTTCATATAATCAGTTTTTAGATCATTTAGGAGAGGAAACACTGAACTGGAAATTGATTCATAGTTCTCCCCAAGACCCATTGAGTGTCCCTGGACCAATCTCTTATCTTCATTGTGCTTTTGTTTTCCCATCCATATACTGGAGTTCCCCACCATACATAAGGGTCTTGGGGAGGTTAATGAGATCATAGCAGCAAAGCGCTGTTTAATGCCCAAAGAAAGATACTGGAAAGGTATTATTGCCGTCATATCTCATGAATTTGAAGAACTGAAAGGGGGAGTTTCGGGTTTCATGTTTTCATTTACAATTTTACATGTTTGTTTTACATGACTTAGATTTTTTCCCCTATGCCTGGAGAATCTTGCGAGAATGCCAACCCTTCCTTAGACAGAAGAATTTCAGTTCACAATGAGAAGTTGGTGAAAAGGGAAAAACAGAGAGAATTAATTTTCCCCTCCAACTATGATCTCCTTCGTCACCTTCAATATGCAACACACTTCCCTATTCCTCTGGTAAGTAAACAATGATATTTTTTTCTTCATGGTTCTGTCCACCCTCTGCACTTCCCTGTAGTTTGAcctcaccaccaccatccccccccaccccaccccagttaATCCCAACTGCTGCCACAGAATGGAGACAACGTGGGCTGGTACTTATTAGATTTTTCATGAACCTGTTGGGGCCAGTATTTCCCCTCTcaaccgaccctctcccctgttGCTGTTGTGAATTGTTTGAGTTTTTCTGATTGGAATGGTCATCATGTTTTGTGTACTTTTCCAGCTGGTTAGCTTAGAGAAAAATTTTTAGTCCAAGAAGAGAAATCAAGTGTCTTTTCTTTGGGTGAAAAGTCTTTTTTCGGGTGCTCTCAGGATGGTGTTTCTTTCAGTGCACTTTAGGGTGTTCTGAACTCGTTCATACATTTCTAGTAGGTTGTTTCTCAGAATCATCAGCCTTGTGGGTTACTTTGCGTCATCTTGTAATGTGATTTTTGAATTCAGGATGAATTTAATTGGTGTCGTAGAGAGCTGTGAATGTTAACTCGctattgaaaaaggaaaaaaatttaaaaatgtggCTAGGTTTTATTGTCTGAGAAAAGTAACTTTGTCTAGGAATAGCAGAACCAAGAGGTTTGGTGTGGGCTTGCATGGTAAATGCTTTGTGGTATTGATCTTTTATTTAGCAATGTCTCACCAAAATAGTGATAATCCTTTGTGTATGTGTGGTTTTTTCGCAAGTATTTCTCTGTTGAGATGGAATTTTCCTTGTATAATCTAGAGAGTCTGGAGCAGTTAGTCACTGTAGATATGGGGTACTAGAGAATTAGGTCACTCAACTGCTCCATTTCCCAGTACTGCACCTGTATTAGTAGTTTTCAGTTTTGCAGTGTATTTTTCTGAATCATAATTGGAGATGCAGaaatggattttttaaatggAGTCTGAAAGATATTGAAATTAGTCATGTGAAAACTTTGTTGCGATTACAATAAGGAGGATGAAATTCCTGACCTTTGGGTGTTCCTGAATTTGAACTGCTAGCCACTATACTTGTGATTCTCTGGAATTGAGCTGTGGGGTGTATTTAGATGCCATACTGTTTTGTAGGTGAGGGATTTTTGATCTACAGATTTAAAAGAGTCTTTCATCCTATTTCTCAGTGGGGCTCCTTCAAGAAATCCcaatctctttttcccttctgatTACCAAGATTGCCTCTTCTCCCTGTGACTTCCAGTCttccattttcccctcttcccttgaaGTTCCATGTCCCTCAGCAACCTAAGGCAGGGTCAGTTGATGACCAAGTTTAATGTACCCGGCGGATGCCTGCCAGGAGCACTTGATtaccttttagtacagtgctctgcccacagtaagcgttcagtaagtatgattgaatgaatgaatgccacatcTGGGAGCCAGTTATAGAATCTAAGTTtacagagtgctggggtaaatctcACAAGTTTGGGCCCTTTGAAGCCTCTTTTCTGGACACATTTCCCAGGTGACCTCTGGCATCATCATCACATCCTCAGAACACAAGGTTGAGAGAAACATCACTGGGCTGGAGACTCATTAAATCTGTTGCATTTCCagatcactcactgtgtgcaaagcactgtactaagcactttcatctATGACTTTTGGATGTTTGATATTAATCCCAACCTCACcaaacttatgtacgtatctttaaaggatatattattcattatttatattaatgtcgtttcccactctagattgtaagtgttatggaaagggaacatttctactactactactaataaaaaatatttataataatataataataaaaatgatggtatttttaattgcttactttgtgccaggcactgtgcgctggggtggatacgggcaaattgtgttggacacagtctcaatccccattttacaaatgtggtaactgagacccagaggaatgaagtgacttgtccaaggtcacacagcagtcaagtgacagagccaggattagaacccatggtcttctgactcccaggcctgtactctatccctatgtcatgctgcttctctatacttttGTAttgccccaagcacttggtacagtgctctgcatttagtaagcactcattaaataccactgattaactgggagaatacaatagaaatagaaacaatccttcccctcaaggaatttacaatttagcctgggagtcagaaacaagttacagataggagaaagtaatAGGCTATAAAAGGTACATACAGAAGTGCTAACAGGAGGTAATAGCAATCAATGTAAGAGGGAACTCCTTTTGTGTTTCTGCCTCTTGCTGAACATTTTGTGGCTTCATTGGGCTGGAAATGGTGAACTTAGCCCCTGCCTCTATGAGTAAAATATGCTTCCTCATTCTACCTGGGATGATGATCCCTGGCTTGTCAGAGTAAAACAGCACTTATTGAACACCCCTGTCCCTCCTGTTTCCTAACCTCTGTGGGAGGTTTTGAGAGAATCAGCATGCACTAGTAGGAAGAGGGAAGCCTGGGGTTCAGAAAATCTAGTGACAGCCTCACCATTTGCCTGCGatatgacggtgggcaagtcatttggcttctctgtgcttcagtttcctcttcagtgAAATAGGGACAAAATaccctcattctttcattcaattgtatttattgagcacttactgtgtgcaaagcgctgtactaagtgcttgggagagtataacaataaacagacttacctgttcttcctgtgaaccccaagtcagacagggactgtcagaTTTGATTATCTTTTCAGCATTCagtgaagtgcttggcccatggtaaaccTTAACTAAAATCACAGATATTAAGAAAATAAAGTCCTTGCCTTCTAGGAGTTAATGGTATCATGGAGGAGGCTGGTTAACCACAACTAACACATgaaaacaagtagcagaggtcCAAGGGTCCAGTAGGTTGTCCTCTGCCCCAAATCTGGAAAATTTTCCCATGTAGTTCCAGCTGGAAACAcgtcagggcccccccgccctgGGCTGTGTAGAGGCAGGCCCAGCTAGCCTCTGGACcacctgaggggcagggaatgcagctTGGATCCAAacctctggctccaccacatctttTCTTCACGGCTCTTCCCCGGTCCCCTCAGGGGCTTATGGGGTAGAGTCGTTTGGACTGGATTAGGCCTGTGGGCACAGGCTGCTGCTGACTGCTGCCCTTGGGAAAACTATTCCATCACTTCTAAGCTGGCAGAGTTCCTGTTGGCACACATTCCCGTAACGAGCTCCCTCTCTGTGGAGGGGCTGCCCGTTGCATTGCAATCAGTGGTCTCGAATGCACGAGTTTGGCTTTAGACCCCGCTGAGCCTCAGCTACTTCTGGGATGATTAATCACCACAGTGGTTATAAAAGTACCTAGTAAATCCAGCCATTTCTAAATTTCActcagaggtaggaaggggatgtTGGACATCATAGCTATTAGGTGAGAGTGCTTTCTTTCTTTCAgctgtctccttcccctcaggCCCTCCCACACCACTCTCCACAGGAGAGCGTGTCTGAGGACAaccgtcccctcccccctgccgcaATCCAGAGTGAGTGGGGCCAGTGACCGCAGAAAAATCATCCCCAAAGTTACCATTGTCACCAGCCCCCAAACTGTTGAGGGTTATGCAGCCCTGAAGtgacacagcgtggcctagctgAAACAGCCCAGGTCTGAGAGTTaagagacctgggctctgattccaactttgccacttgtctgtcatgtgagcccaggcaagtcacttcacttttcggtccCTCTGTTTCTTCAGCTTGTAAAATGATGCCTGTTTCTTCGGCCTCCTTAGACTTGGGGCAAAGActgtctgtgtctgacctatcttgcctctacctcagggcttagtatagcacttggccgatagtaagcacttagcaaatatcacggTTATTAGTATCACTAGCTTTGAGGGCTAAGGAAAATATCGCATCAAGCAGCTTTTCTTGTGCAGTAGTCTGGTCTGTTTTTCGAGGAACAAGGTAGAATGGCTTTTAAATGAACCTCCCTGAACCGAGACCCAGTCACCTGAACACCCCATCCCCAACATGTGCAACTGGAGGCAGAATTCCAACTGAGAGCTGCAACCCAGAAATTTCACTCTGCCATCCAGCTTCCTAGTTGAATATTGTCCCCTCAGATAACGGACTTTGGAGGTAATTGCATGACATGGAAGTAATTGGAAGGAAgattataattgttataaaagtCTTTATTTGTAATTGGCAGTGCAATATAAGCAAAAACAGTACACATTTTCTGAATTCCCTTAATATGTCCTCAGTAAAGCCTCTCTTCCGTAAAAATAAAGTTCTTGGAGCATCTAAAGAAATGCCTCGACTTTTTGGTGGTGGCAGTGAATTGGTTTAAAGTAACATGCAGTCCTTCTCAGAGCAGTGAGCTGAACGCGTTCTCCTGTCTTTGAATTGAGAGTGTAATACCCCCTGTGTAGTTTTCTTGGTTGAGGGGTTCTGTTTGAGCTTGTTTTGCGGGGCTTTCAGTTGGCCCATTAGAAGATCTTCACTCTTGGAAGTACCACGTGGCATCCTTAAAGTGCTTTGTATTATGGTATCGTTGACCTCATTTCATGAGTCAAAGAGCTCCCATTTTGGCTCCTTTTGGGGCTTTTTGGCCAAGTCAAGTTTTTGGCCAAGACTCTCTTCAAAGGCACGTCAGCAACCACGAGACCTGGGACCGGAAGTGGGATTGGCAAATAAACTGACCTCAGagtgttttctctctccatttcaattGGCCCATGATGAAATTTTCGAATTTTGTATTGCATCAGCCTTACTCAACAAATGCCCACAGGATTCTGAGTCCCAGATGCTAATGATACCAATCAGGTCACAGCGGGCTCTCGGGGAAAATGATCCGTCACTCCTCGATCGCATTTTCTGCCTCCCTTTGGTTCGCTTTGGCCTCTTTATGAGATGAAAATGTCTTAGTAACTTTTAATCTAAATGCCTTGGAGAGATGATAGTAGAGGATGGGGTCAAAGCACAGGTTGGAGACAGCTAAGAGCAACGACACTTCCTTGGCTTTAAAGAGGGATTTTTTGGTGAGGCAGTCCGTTATGACATTGCTCTGACTGAGCGTATAGGGGATCCGAACGATGTGGTAAGGAACAAAACAGACAATATAACCCACCGTTACTAACAGTATGTTGATCAGGGCTCGTTTCACATTTGCATAGCTCTCGTTGTCTTTGTTTCGGTAGAGCTGTCGGATAACAAGGCAATTAGATATTAAAATGATGGCCGAGAAGTTTAAGAAGATGGCCACACAGATGAAATTCGTGAACACGTGCCAGTTTCTCCCAAACTCTCTCTTGAATTCCATGCACCCCACTGTCGGCTTCTCCGGGATGTCAATGATGGGGATGGCCATGTTGGGGACCATTACGAGGAGGACCATGACCCACACCACGGTGGATATCATTTTGGCAAACCCAGGCTCCTGTATCCGATACACCTGGCAGCTGTGTACCAACTGGAGCCAGCGGTCCATGCTTACGAAAGCCAGAAAGATGATGGACAGGTACATGTTGATGTAGATTAGGCATGCAGTCACCTGACAATGGAAAATCTTGAGTTTCCAGGGCGCAAC comes from the Ornithorhynchus anatinus isolate Pmale09 chromosome 1, mOrnAna1.pri.v4, whole genome shotgun sequence genome and includes:
- the GPR171 gene encoding probable G-protein coupled receptor 171, whose product is MGEMDHNTSSVCVVNKDLEPFTYFFYLVFLIGIIGSCFAAWAFTQKDQHHKCLSIYLKNLLTADFLLTLALPVKIVVDLGVAPWKLKIFHCQVTACLIYINMYLSIIFLAFVSMDRWLQLVHSCQVYRIQEPGFAKMISTVVWVMVLLVMVPNMAIPIIDIPEKPTVGCMEFKREFGRNWHVFTNFICVAIFLNFSAIILISNCLVIRQLYRNKDNESYANVKRALINILLVTVGYIVCFVPYHIVRIPYTLSQSNVITDCLTKKSLFKAKEVSLLLAVSNLCFDPILYYHLSKAFRLKVTKTFSSHKEAKANQREAENAIEE